Within Streptomyces roseirectus, the genomic segment GTCCCTCGGCGGCGAACCGGGCCAGCTCCTCGTCGATGGCGGCCTCGATGACGGGCACCTCGACGTCCCCGGACGTCTTGACGTCCAGCCAGCCCAGGGAGGGCGCGCCGGCCAGCCGCAGCAGGCCGAACCCGGCGGCGACGGCCGTCCGGTCGCGCCGTACGAGGCGGTTGTAGAGGCGGGAGGACTCGCCGCCGCCCAGGACGGTGAGCGCCAGGTCGGCCGCGTCCCCCGCGCGCGTGCCGTCCTCGGGGAGCCGGTAGGCGGCCATCAGGGCGCGCGCCGGGACCTCCTCGACGACGACCTCGCGCAGTTCCTCACCGATGACGTCCGGCAGGGAGCCGTCGCGCGGTTCGGGCTTGCCGTCGTGCGCGGGGATGGAGCCGAAGTACTTCTCGACCCAGGCGAGCGTCTGCTGCGGGTCGATGTCGCCGACGACCGACAGGACGGCGTTGTTCGGCGCGTAGTACGTGCGGAAGAACGCGCGCGCGTCCTCCAGGGTCGCCGCGTCCAGGTCGGCCATCGAGCCGATGGGCGTGTGGTGGTAGGGGTGGCCGTCCGGGTAGACGAGGGCGGTCAGCTTCTCGAACGCGGTCCCGTAGGGGACGTTGTCGTAGCGCTGGCGGCGCTCGTTCTTGACGACGTCGCGCTGGTTCTCCATGGACTCGTCGTCCAGGGCGGCCAGCAGGGAGCCCATCCGGTCGGCCTCCAGCCAGAGGGCGAGCTCCAGCTGGTGCGCGGGCATGGTCTCGAAGTAGTTGGTGCGCTCGAAGCTGGTGGTGCCGTTGAGGGAGCCGCCGGCGCCCTGGACCAGTTCGAAGTGGCCGTTGCCCTTGACCTGGGCGGAGCCCTGGAACATCAGGTGCTCGAAAAGGTGAGCCAGTCCGGTGCGCCCCTTGACCTCGTGGCGCGAGCCGACGTCGTACCAGAGGCACACCGCCGCGACGGGGGTCAGATGGTCCTCGGAGAGCACCACGCGCAGGCCGTTGGCCAGGCGGTGCTCGGTCGCTGTCAGGCCCCCGGAGCCTGCCTGGGCTGTGGCCGTGTGACCCATGGGCATGTACGTCCCTTCGATGGCGGACGCGGTCGTCGAACCGCGGACTTTCCTGCCGGTCCTGTCACTGTATGCAAGCGCGCGGACGGTCGGCGAAGTTCCCGGCGCGCGTACGCCGAGAGCGGATCGCGTAACCTGCGGGCGGCCGTGGGGGAACGGCCCGCGCTCGCCCGGCCGGGCCCGTGACACCGGGCCTTGGCCCGGGTTGTCAGTGCCACGGTCCACAATGGTCGACGTCAGACCCTTCACCACCGTACGTACGAGCAAGTCCGGCCCCTTCCCGGGGTCCGGGCTACCGGGGCAGGGGCAACCCGGCCCGCTCGGCACCGACTTGAGCGCCCCGCAGGTAAGCGACCAGAAAAGAGGAGCCGGCAGCGATGGCCCGCCGCAGCACGAAGACCCCACCGCCCGACGACTCGTTCGAGGAGCGGATCCTCGACATCGACGTCGTCGACGAGATGCAGGGCTCCTTCCTCGAGTACGCCTACTCGGTCATCTACTCCCGCGCCCTGCCCGACGCCCGCGACGGCCTGAAGCCGGTCCACCGCCGCATCGTCTACCAGATGAACGAGATGGGCCTGCGCCCCGACCGGGGCTACGTCAAGTGCGCCCGTGTGGTGGGCGAGGTCATGGGCAAGCTGCACCCGCACGGCGACGCGTCGATCTACGACGCGCTCGTGCGTATGGCGCAGCCGTTCTCCATGCGCGTGCCCCTCGTCGACGGGCACGGCAACTTCGGCTCCCTGGGCAACGACGACCCGCCCGCCGCCATGCGGTACACGGAGTGCCGGCAGGCCGAGGCGACGAGCCTGATGACGGAGTCGATCGACGAGGACACGGTCGACTTCGCGCCCAACTACGACGGCCAGGAGCAGGAGCCGGTGGCGCTGCCCGCCGCCTTCCCGAACCTCCTGGTGAACGGCTCCTCCGGGATCGCCGTCGGCATGGCGACGAACATGCCGCCGCACAACCTGGGCGAGGTCGTGGCCGCCGCCCGCCACCTGATCCGCTACCCGAACGCGGACCTGGACGCCCTGATGAAGTTCGTCCCGGGCCCCGACCTGCCCACGGGCGGGCGGATCGTCGGCCTGGGCGGCATCCGGGACGCGTACGACACGGGCCGGGGCACGTTCAAGATCCGGGCGACGGTCTCGGTCGAGACGGTGACGGCCCGCCGCAAGGGCCTGGTCATCACCGAACTGCCCTTCACCGTCGGCCCCGAGAAGGTCATCGCCAAGATCAAGGACCTGGTCGGCTCGAAGAAGATCCAGGGCATCGCCGACGTCAAGGACCTCACCGACCGCGCGCACGGGCTGCGCCTGGTCATCGAGATCAAGAACGGCTTCGTCCCGGAGGCCGTCCTGGAGCAGCTCTACAAGCTCACCCCGATGGAAGAGTCCTTCGGCATCAACAACGTGGCCCTGGTGGACGGCCAGCCGCTCACGCTGGGCCTCAAGGAACTGCTCGAGGTCTACCTGGACCACCGGTTCACCGTCGTGCGCCGCCGCAGCGAGTTCCGGCGCGGCAAGCGGCGCGACCGGCTGCACCTGGTGGAGGGCCTGCTCACCGCGCTCGTCGACATCGACGAGGTCATCCGGCTGATCCGGTCCAGCGACAACAGCGCGCAGGCGAAGGAGCGCCTGATGGAGCGCTTCTCGCTGTCGGAGATCCAGACGCAGTACATCCTGGACACCCCGCTGCGCCGGCTCACCCGGTTCGACCGGATCGAGCTGGAGTCGGAGAAGGAGCGGCTGACCGCGGAGATCGCCGAGCTGACCCGGATCCTGGAGTCGGACGCGGAGCTGCGCAAGCTGGTCTCGGCCGAACTGGCCGCGGTCGCCAAGAAGTTCGGCACCGAGCGGCGTACGGTCCTGCTGGAGGCGTCGGGCGCCACCGCGTCCGCCGTGCCGCTGCAGGTGGCGGACGACCCGTGCCGGGTACTGCTGTCGTCGACGGGGCTGCTGGCCCGTACGGCGAACGGCGAGCCGTTCGCGGCGGAGGAGGGCGCCACGCGTGCGAAGCACGACGTGATCGTCTCCGCGGTGCCCGCGACGGCGCGCGGCGAGATCGGCGCCGTGACCTCCGAGGGCCGGCTGCTGCGGATCAACGTCGTCGACCTGCCCCAGCTGCCGGACACGGCGGCCGCGCCCAACCTGTCGGGCGGCGCCCCGGTGGCGGAGTTCGTGTCGCTGGCGGAGGGCGAGACGCTGGTCTGTCTGATGACGCTGGACGAGTCGTCGCCGGGCCTCGCGCTCGGCACGGAACAGGGCGTCGTCAAGCGCGTGGTGCCGGACTACCCCTCCAACAAGGAGGAGCTGGAGGTCATCACCCTCAAGGACGGCGACCGGATCGTCGGCGCGGTCGAACTGCGCACGGGCGAGGAAGACCTCGTCTTCATCACGGACGACGCCCAGCTGCTGCGCTACCAGGCGTCCCAGGTGCGCCCCCAGGGTCGTCCCGCGGGCGGTATGGCGGGCATCAAGCTCACGGACGGCGCGAAGGTCATCTCGTTCACCGCGGTCGACCCCGCGGCGGACGCGATGGTGTTCACCGTCGCGGGCTCGCGCGGCACGCTGGACGACTCGGTGCAGACGACGGCCAAGCTGACCCCGTTCGACCAGTACCCGCGCAAGGGGCGCGCGACGGGCGGCGTGCGCTGCCAGCGGTTCCTGAAGGGCGAGGACTGCCTGTCGGTCGCCTGGGCGGGTCCGGTGCCCGCGCGGGCCGCCCAGAAGAACGGGATGCCCGCCGAGCTGCCGGAGATCGACCCGCGCCGGGACGGTTCGGGTGTGTCGCTGCCGAAGACGGTGGCGGTGGTCGCGGGGCCGTTCTAGCCCGCGCCTAGCCCTCGTCCGGGAGGTCGTCGTCCCGGGGGTCCTCGACGAGAGGGTCCTCGCCGGGGGCCTCCTGCTCGGCCTCCGGGTCGCGCACGTACCTCAGGACGCCCCACATGCCGCGCTCGTCGGCCTGTGGGGCGTCCTGCACGCACGCGTGGAGCTCTTTGGCGAGCGCGTCCCGGTCGATCCCCGCGCCGATCAGGACAAGCTGCGTACGGCGCTCCTCGCCCTCGCTCCAGGGCTCCGGGACAAACCTGAGGAACCGTCCGACCGCGTGCACGGCGTACCGGTTGAGGGGGTCGTTCGGCCCGAGGTCGACGTACCCCTTGATCCGGTACAGCCCTTCGGAACGGCCGTCCAGGAACGTCATCAGCCGCCTCGGGTCCAGGGGCGCGGCCGAGGCGAAGGAGACGCTGTCGTACGCGGTGTGCAGGTGGTCCGCGTGGTCGTCGTCATGGCGGTGCAGGTCGTCGAAGGAGAGCTGCCCGACGCGCTCCTCGCTCGGCCGGCAGTCGAACAGGAACTCCGGGTCGATGCGGCCGTAGCGGGCGGGTACGACGGCCGCACTCCCGGCAAGGGAACGAACGAGCCCGAGCACACGTTCCCCGTCGTCCGCGCGGTCCAGCTTGTTGACGACGACGAGGTCGGCGAGGCCGATGTGCCGGTCGATCTCGGGGTGCCGCGCGCGTGTGGCGTCGAACTCGGCGGCGTCGACGACCTCGACGAGCCCGCCGTACTCGATCGCCGGGTGTTCGCTCGCGAGCACCATGCGGACGAGTTCACCGGGCTCGGCGAGGCCGCTGGCCTCGATGACGATGACGTCGACACCGACGGCCGGCGCGGCCAGGCGCTCCAGGTAGGAGTCCAGTTCGCTCGCGTCGACGGCGCAGCACAGGCAGCCGTTGCCGAGGGACACGGTCGAGTCGCCGAGGGCTCCGGCGACGGCCATGGCGTCGATCTCGATCGCCCCGAAGTCGTTGACGATCGCGCCGATACGGCTGCCTCCGCTGCGGTGCAGCAGGTGGTTGAGCAGCGTCGTCTTGCCGGAGCCGAGGAATCCGGCGAGGACGACGACGGGGATCTGCTTCGGGGTGCGGCCCTGCGCCACGTACGACCTCTTTCGCGCCTGCGCGTGCGCCGGTTCACGCTCCGGAGCACGGCCGAGGGATGACTGCGACCTCAGGATACGAGCCGGAAGAATCACCGCGAAGTGAACGATTGTTAGCTGCGTGTCCGGGGCAGACGTCAGGCAAGGCGCCGGGGTGTGCGACCCTCGCTTCCTTCCGTGCGCCTCCTCTCCGCCTCCCCGCCGATCAGAGCCGCTCGGCACTCTGGGAGACGGCAAGCGCCGCCCACCGCTCGCCGGTCCCCGTCACCACACCCGCACCCCGACGACCGGCGCACGGCCGCCTGGACCGGGGGTTGACATGGCCACACAGACTGCAGGGATCCGCGGGATCGTCTCGGCCGCGAAGCAGAGATTCTCGGTCACCCTCGACTCCCTGGGCATACCGGGCGCCGGCCATCGCAGGCGGGCCGCCCTCACCGAACAGCACAGGCTGTCCTTCGACCTGCTCTGCAAGGCCATGGACGATCCCGCCCTCGCCGCCGTCCTCGACACCTACGAGTCCGACGTGCCGCTCGACAAGCAGCGGCAGTTCCTCTTCGCCAACGCCCTGTACGTCAACAACCTGTACTTCTACCGGATCGGCGCGCTCACGCGCGCGGAGCTGTACGGGCACCTGCGCGTGATGTGCCGGAACAAGGTCTTCCGCGAGTACTGGGAGGCCACCCGGCACCACCGCAAGAGCCTGCCGGAGACCTCCGAGGAGTACATCCTCGGGCGGATGATGGACGACCTCATCCACGATCTCGACGACGCCGACACGGACGAGTGGTGGGTGGTGGGCGAACCTCCGGAGGAGTCCGCGTGAGGCGGCCGGAGGGGGGCGTCACGAGGCCCGGTGCCATCGCTCCGGGCCTCGGCGGGGAGGTGGCGCGTCAGGCGTCGGGGATGTCCTGCTTGGCGCGGACGAGCGTCTCGCGCGTGATGACGACGATCCGCTCGTAGTCGGCTCGTGCGGCGTCCGAGGGCAGCTCACGGTCGAGTTCCTCGGTCGCTTCGCGCCCGATCACGGCGAAGTCGCCGTTGCTGAGCTCGAAGATGTCGGGGCAGGTCTGCCCTGTGGTGCTGCCGCGCTCCCTGGGGGACGCCCCGACCCGTCGCACGATCTTCACGAAAACGTACCGCCTTCTTATGACTTGGAGGGATGGCTGTGCCCTCCGAAGTCAGCCGCGGTGGTGGTCGGTGGTGGTCGGAGTGCGCTCTCCGCGCGCAGGGGTGTTCGCCGGAGCGCCCTGAGCGGGCCAGCACAACATACCCACTCGCTTTGCCCGGCCGCGCACGCTACTCCGGAAAGCGCAGGGAAATTCACCGGACCTGCCCGCCGTCCCGCAGTGGCCCGAAGCACCTCACCCGGAGGGGTATCTGACCTTGCGTCAGCTCCCGAAGGTGCGCTTGCCCCTGTCAGCTCACGACCGGTACCGCCACCGGTGCCTCCGGGCCCACGTACCGGGCCGCCGGGCGGATGATCTTCGGGTCCTGGGACTGTTCCAGGATGTTGGCGCTCCATCCGACGACGCGGGCAGCGGCGAAGGTCGGGGTGAACATCTCGCGGGGGAGGCCACAGAGTTCCATCACGACGCCGGCGTAGAACTCGACGTTGGTGTGGAGTTCGCGGCCGGGTTTGAGTTCGGCCAGGATCGCCTCCACCTGGCGTTCCACCTCGACGGCGAAGGCGACACGCGGCCCGCCGAAGCGCTGGGCGATCTCACGGAGCATCCGGGAGCGAGGGTCCTCGGTGCGGTAGACGGCATGACCGAACCCCATGATCCGGTCGCCGGCCAGTACATGTTCCCGGATCCATGGATCAATGCGTTCGGGGGTGCCGATCGCGTCCAGGGTGTCGAGGGCCCGGCTGGGCGCCCCGCCGTGCAGAGGCCCGGAGAGCGCGCCGACGGCGCCGACGAGGCAGGCGGCGACGTCCGCACCTGTGGATGCGATGACGCGCGCGGTGAATGTTGACGCGTTGAAGCCGTGGTCAATGGTGGAGATCAAGTATTGCTCGATCGCCCGCGCCTTGTGTTGATCAGGTTCAGCGCCAGTCAACATATACAGATAGTTCGCCGCGTAGGACAGATCCGCCCGGGGCTCGACCGGTTCGAGCCCCTTCCCCAGCCGGTACAGCGCGGTGAGCAGCGTCGGCACCGCCGCGGCCGCCACGAGCGTGTCCGCACGCCGCCGGCCGGCGTCCGTGTCGTACACCGGCCGGAACCCCTCGACCGCGCCCAGCAGCGACAGCGCCGTCCGCATCCCCGCGAGCGGCCCGGCCCCGCCCACGCTCGACGCGGCGACGGCGGGCAGGGCGGCCGCGATCTGGGCGGGCAGCGCACGCAGGGCCGCCGTCTCGGCCGCGAAGGCGGACGCCCGTGCGGGATCGGGGAGTTCGCCGTGGACGAGGAGGTACCAGACGTCCTCGAAGGAGCGGGTCTCGGCGAGTTCGACGGCGGAGTACTGGCGGTAGTGGTAGAAGCCCTCAAGGCCGCGCACGTCACCGACCCGGGTGTCGGTGACGACGACGCCGGCGAGTCCGCGCGGGACGTCGACGAAGGACGCGGTGGACCTGTTGACAGACATGGATTCCCTCCTTGAACTTGATTCGACTGTCCATCATTGACTAAATTGCTGTCAATATTGATCCAATCAATATGTACTCATCCGGATACGGTGACCCCCATGCGCGATCAGGAACCCGCCCCCGGCCACCCCGAACGGCGTCTGACCACCAAGGAGGCCGCCGAACTGCTGGGCGTGAAGCCCGAGACGGTGTACGCGTACGTCAGCCGGGGCCAGCTCAGCAGCAGACGCGTGCCCGGCGGCCGCAGCAGCACCTTCGACGCCGCCGAGGTCGAGGCACTGGCGCGCCGCAACAGGCGCGAGAGCGCCGGGACTCCGGGCACGAGCGGCGAACCGGCCGTCCGCACGCGCCTCACGTACATCGACGGCGACCGGTACTACTTCCGGGGCGTCGACGCGGTCGACCTGGCCGTCGCGCACTCCTACGAGGCGGTCGCGGAGTGGCTGTGGACCGGAGAACTGCGCGCGGGAGCCACGTTCACCGCACCCGAGGCGTCCCTGAAGGCCGCCCGCAGAGCGGCCCGCGCGCTGCCCGAGCACACCGGCCCCGCCGACCGCCTGCGCGCCGCGGCCGTGGCGGCGGCCGTGGCGGACCCCCTGCGCTTCGACCTGTCCGAGGACGCCGTCGTCGGCACCGGACGGACCCTGATCCCGACCCTGGTCGCCGCCCTCCCGCCGAAGCACCCCGGCCACCGGGACGAAGGACCCCTGGCCCGGCGTCTGTGGGCACGGCTGACGACGCGCACGCCCGACGAGGCGTCCTTGAACGTCCTGGACACGGCGCTCGGCCTGCTGGCCGACCACGACCTCGCCGCCTCGACGCTGGCCGTCCGGGTCGCCGCGTCGGCCCGCGCACACGCCTACGCGGCCGTCTCGGCGGGCCTGGGCGTCGTCGAGGGTCCGCTGCACGGCGCGGCCAGCGGACTCGCGCACCGGCTGCTGGACGAGGTCCTGGAGCGAGGCGACGCGGCGCCGGTGATCGCCGAGGAGTTGCGGGCGGGCCGGCGGATCCCGGGCCTCGGCCACCGGCTGTACCCGGGCGAGGATCCACGCGCGCGTGCCCTGTTCGCCCTCCTGGAGGAGATCCCCGACGCGCACCCGGC encodes:
- a CDS encoding citrate synthase; this translates as MRDQEPAPGHPERRLTTKEAAELLGVKPETVYAYVSRGQLSSRRVPGGRSSTFDAAEVEALARRNRRESAGTPGTSGEPAVRTRLTYIDGDRYYFRGVDAVDLAVAHSYEAVAEWLWTGELRAGATFTAPEASLKAARRAARALPEHTGPADRLRAAAVAAAVADPLRFDLSEDAVVGTGRTLIPTLVAALPPKHPGHRDEGPLARRLWARLTTRTPDEASLNVLDTALGLLADHDLAASTLAVRVAASARAHAYAAVSAGLGVVEGPLHGAASGLAHRLLDEVLERGDAAPVIAEELRAGRRIPGLGHRLYPGEDPRARALFALLEEIPDAHPARAAARDVVATTARHTPLHANVDLALAVLTLSFGMQPAAGEAIFAVARTAGWIAHALEEYGERPLRMRPSGLYVGPKPPRPLPADHARAPGAHSA
- a CDS encoding citrate synthase/methylcitrate synthase, whose protein sequence is MSVNRSTASFVDVPRGLAGVVVTDTRVGDVRGLEGFYHYRQYSAVELAETRSFEDVWYLLVHGELPDPARASAFAAETAALRALPAQIAAALPAVAASSVGGAGPLAGMRTALSLLGAVEGFRPVYDTDAGRRRADTLVAAAAVPTLLTALYRLGKGLEPVEPRADLSYAANYLYMLTGAEPDQHKARAIEQYLISTIDHGFNASTFTARVIASTGADVAACLVGAVGALSGPLHGGAPSRALDTLDAIGTPERIDPWIREHVLAGDRIMGFGHAVYRTEDPRSRMLREIAQRFGGPRVAFAVEVERQVEAILAELKPGRELHTNVEFYAGVVMELCGLPREMFTPTFAAARVVGWSANILEQSQDPKIIRPAARYVGPEAPVAVPVVS
- a CDS encoding CobW family GTP-binding protein yields the protein MAQGRTPKQIPVVVLAGFLGSGKTTLLNHLLHRSGGSRIGAIVNDFGAIEIDAMAVAGALGDSTVSLGNGCLCCAVDASELDSYLERLAAPAVGVDVIVIEASGLAEPGELVRMVLASEHPAIEYGGLVEVVDAAEFDATRARHPEIDRHIGLADLVVVNKLDRADDGERVLGLVRSLAGSAAVVPARYGRIDPEFLFDCRPSEERVGQLSFDDLHRHDDDHADHLHTAYDSVSFASAAPLDPRRLMTFLDGRSEGLYRIKGYVDLGPNDPLNRYAVHAVGRFLRFVPEPWSEGEERRTQLVLIGAGIDRDALAKELHACVQDAPQADERGMWGVLRYVRDPEAEQEAPGEDPLVEDPRDDDLPDEG
- a CDS encoding M16 family metallopeptidase codes for the protein MPMGHTATAQAGSGGLTATEHRLANGLRVVLSEDHLTPVAAVCLWYDVGSRHEVKGRTGLAHLFEHLMFQGSAQVKGNGHFELVQGAGGSLNGTTSFERTNYFETMPAHQLELALWLEADRMGSLLAALDDESMENQRDVVKNERRQRYDNVPYGTAFEKLTALVYPDGHPYHHTPIGSMADLDAATLEDARAFFRTYYAPNNAVLSVVGDIDPQQTLAWVEKYFGSIPAHDGKPEPRDGSLPDVIGEELREVVVEEVPARALMAAYRLPEDGTRAGDAADLALTVLGGGESSRLYNRLVRRDRTAVAAGFGLLRLAGAPSLGWLDVKTSGDVEVPVIEAAIDEELARFAAEGPTAEEMERAQAQLEREWLDRLGTVAGRADELCRFAVLFGDAQLALTAVQRVLEITPEEVQEVAKARLRPDNRAVLVYEPKHPDDAEDADVPGDPAREATVEAADDNEETGK
- a CDS encoding DNA gyrase/topoisomerase IV subunit A yields the protein MARRSTKTPPPDDSFEERILDIDVVDEMQGSFLEYAYSVIYSRALPDARDGLKPVHRRIVYQMNEMGLRPDRGYVKCARVVGEVMGKLHPHGDASIYDALVRMAQPFSMRVPLVDGHGNFGSLGNDDPPAAMRYTECRQAEATSLMTESIDEDTVDFAPNYDGQEQEPVALPAAFPNLLVNGSSGIAVGMATNMPPHNLGEVVAAARHLIRYPNADLDALMKFVPGPDLPTGGRIVGLGGIRDAYDTGRGTFKIRATVSVETVTARRKGLVITELPFTVGPEKVIAKIKDLVGSKKIQGIADVKDLTDRAHGLRLVIEIKNGFVPEAVLEQLYKLTPMEESFGINNVALVDGQPLTLGLKELLEVYLDHRFTVVRRRSEFRRGKRRDRLHLVEGLLTALVDIDEVIRLIRSSDNSAQAKERLMERFSLSEIQTQYILDTPLRRLTRFDRIELESEKERLTAEIAELTRILESDAELRKLVSAELAAVAKKFGTERRTVLLEASGATASAVPLQVADDPCRVLLSSTGLLARTANGEPFAAEEGATRAKHDVIVSAVPATARGEIGAVTSEGRLLRINVVDLPQLPDTAAAPNLSGGAPVAEFVSLAEGETLVCLMTLDESSPGLALGTEQGVVKRVVPDYPSNKEELEVITLKDGDRIVGAVELRTGEEDLVFITDDAQLLRYQASQVRPQGRPAGGMAGIKLTDGAKVISFTAVDPAADAMVFTVAGSRGTLDDSVQTTAKLTPFDQYPRKGRATGGVRCQRFLKGEDCLSVAWAGPVPARAAQKNGMPAELPEIDPRRDGSGVSLPKTVAVVAGPF
- a CDS encoding DUF6082 family protein, whose protein sequence is MATQTAGIRGIVSAAKQRFSVTLDSLGIPGAGHRRRAALTEQHRLSFDLLCKAMDDPALAAVLDTYESDVPLDKQRQFLFANALYVNNLYFYRIGALTRAELYGHLRVMCRNKVFREYWEATRHHRKSLPETSEEYILGRMMDDLIHDLDDADTDEWWVVGEPPEESA